In Bos javanicus breed banteng chromosome 2, ARS-OSU_banteng_1.0, whole genome shotgun sequence, the following proteins share a genomic window:
- the TSN gene encoding translin isoform X1 yields MSVSEIFVELQGFLAAEQDIREEIRKVVQSLEQTAREILTLLQGVHQGAGFQDIPKRCLKAREHFGTVKTHLTSLKTKFPAEQYYRFHEHWRFVLQRLVFLAAFVVYLESETLVTREAVTEILGIEPDREKGFHLDVEDYLSGVLILASELSRLSVNSVTAGDYSRPLHISTFINELDSGFRLLNLKNDSLRKRYDGLKYDVKKVEEVVYDLSIRGFNKETAAACVEK; encoded by the exons GAAATCCGAAAAGTTGTACAGAGTTTAGAACAAACAGCTCGAGAGATTTTAACTCTACTTCAAGGGGTCCATCAGGGTGCTGGGTTTCAGGACA TTCCAAAAAGGTGTTTGAAAGCTCGAGAACATTTTGGTACAGTAAAAACACATCTAACGTCTTTGAAGACCAAGTTTCCTGCTGAACAGTATTACAG GTTTCACGAGCACTGGAGGTTTGTGCTGCAGCGCTTGGTCTTCTTGGCAGCGTTTGTTGTGTACTTGGAGTCCGAAACCCTAGTGACCCGAGAAGCGGTTACAGAGATCCTAGGCA TTGAGCCTGATCGGGAGAAGGGATTTCATTTGGATGTGGAAGATTATCTCTCGGGAGTTCTCATTCTCGCTAGTGAACTG TCGAGGTTGTCTGTCAACAGCGTGACTGCCGGAGACTACTCCCGGCCCCTGCACATCTCCACCTTCATCAACGAGCTGGACTCCGGCTTCCGCCTCCTCAACCTCAAAAACGATTCCCTGAGGAAGCGCTACGATGGCCTGAAGTATGACGTGAAGAAAGTGGAGGAGGTAGTCTACGACCTCTCCATCCGGGGTTTCAACAAGGAGACGGCAGCAGCCTGCGTGGAGAAGTAG